The following proteins are co-located in the Myxococcus fulvus genome:
- a CDS encoding GAF domain-containing protein, whose amino-acid sequence MVEAFSKVSEASKLLLEKGLCPATAVESLAMVGHAMGVDRAYIFENRVSQTYGRFVTDLRYAWAEPPTASPLANPVLRAFSFRDFAPGWVDMLEAGMVVACPTRDAPPMMRDLLERQGTHSILLCPINPSRQQWWGVAVFEDCRQPRAWKPEDVSLLKSLSRAVAASVRHGQMRSSLDQVRNSLRAAVGRTPASGH is encoded by the coding sequence ATGGTGGAAGCCTTCTCGAAGGTGTCGGAAGCCTCGAAGCTGTTGCTGGAGAAGGGCCTCTGCCCCGCCACCGCGGTGGAGTCGCTGGCGATGGTGGGTCACGCGATGGGCGTGGACCGGGCCTACATCTTCGAGAACCGGGTGTCGCAGACGTACGGCCGGTTCGTGACGGACCTGCGCTACGCCTGGGCGGAGCCGCCGACCGCGTCGCCCCTGGCCAACCCCGTGCTGCGCGCGTTCTCGTTCCGGGACTTCGCGCCGGGCTGGGTGGACATGCTGGAGGCGGGGATGGTGGTCGCGTGCCCCACCCGTGACGCGCCGCCGATGATGCGCGACCTGCTCGAGCGACAGGGGACGCACTCCATCCTGCTGTGCCCCATCAACCCCTCGCGTCAGCAGTGGTGGGGCGTGGCGGTGTTCGAGGACTGCCGGCAGCCCCGGGCGTGGAAGCCCGAGGACGTGTCGCTGCTCAAGTCGCTGTCGCGAGCGGTGGCGGCGTCGGTGCGCCACGGGCAGATGCGCTCCTCGCTGGACCAGGTGCGCAACAGCCTGAGGGCGGCGGTGGGCCGCACGCCGGCGTCCGGGCACTAG